The Terriglobia bacterium genome includes a region encoding these proteins:
- the pilQ gene encoding type IV pilus secretin PilQ: MSGHALKTLRMTGGEVPPGRGDKVMRLKQLLGIVLLASVSAMAANTVSQPSDVQVTNQNGAAAQKPGATTRIGKISVARGGDGLNIEISGSGPMTAKTMKLTHPDRVVVDIPNSVLQGRAREIPVNSGDVKSVRVGRYQEGTTRIVVDMAQMRDFQIAPEGNKLVVSMRDSSTSKPAPIPAMKQAVVTADATPRTAAPEPAPAKAVAKTEEKVVEATRSRSEVAASHFAGPAPALPSINQPPFATHASLAAEPAAINAALQQQQQQPSQSTPAGTTVSVSGPTSTNCTTGRYTGEPFGMNFKDLDLKDFFRLIHEISGLNVVLDPSVKGSVTIVLDDVPWDQALAIVLDNNGLACTLQGNVLRIATLETMKTEAESRRAQQDAQALAVPKQTITRYLSYGHAKDAATVVKKFLSARGDVVADDRSNALIIEDIPSVLPKVEELIKMLDRKTPEVEIEARVVASTRTFARDIGTQLGASFGSGNSAVGGATGASPIDITGLVPRFITAPGDSKSIPLFSNLPATGPTSGIQFTTATNGFRLDFILTMAESRGLLKILSRPHIVTQNNISALIKQGSRIPVVTQAQLGGPPTVTYVEAFLRLTVVPQITADNTIFLNVDVENTVPDFSRVSGSQLNPTLNTQQATTQVLVSDGGTVVIGGVIQTQNSVAIAQVPLLGSIPLLGNLFKHTNVNTSTAELIFFITPKIIQT; this comes from the coding sequence TTGTCAGGACACGCGTTAAAAACGCTGCGCATGACCGGCGGTGAAGTGCCGCCGGGACGGGGAGACAAAGTGATGAGGCTTAAGCAACTGCTAGGAATCGTTCTGTTGGCCAGCGTGAGCGCCATGGCCGCGAACACCGTTTCGCAACCGAGCGACGTTCAGGTGACGAACCAGAACGGCGCTGCTGCACAAAAACCCGGAGCGACAACGCGTATTGGCAAGATTTCTGTCGCCCGCGGCGGCGACGGCTTGAACATCGAGATCAGCGGCAGCGGCCCGATGACGGCCAAGACCATGAAGCTGACGCACCCCGACCGCGTTGTCGTGGACATCCCGAATTCAGTGCTCCAGGGACGCGCGCGCGAAATTCCAGTCAACAGCGGCGACGTGAAATCGGTGCGCGTGGGGCGCTACCAGGAAGGGACGACCCGCATTGTGGTGGACATGGCGCAAATGCGCGATTTCCAGATTGCTCCGGAAGGGAACAAGCTGGTTGTAAGCATGCGTGACAGCTCGACTTCCAAGCCAGCTCCAATTCCCGCAATGAAACAAGCTGTAGTCACTGCAGATGCCACGCCGCGGACTGCTGCGCCGGAACCGGCCCCTGCCAAAGCAGTGGCAAAAACTGAAGAGAAAGTGGTGGAAGCCACGCGCTCCAGGTCTGAAGTGGCGGCTTCACATTTTGCCGGTCCCGCGCCGGCGCTGCCCAGCATCAACCAGCCTCCATTCGCCACGCATGCCAGCCTGGCTGCCGAACCAGCAGCCATCAATGCGGCATTGCAACAACAGCAGCAGCAGCCCTCTCAGTCAACTCCCGCCGGAACCACAGTTTCAGTTTCCGGACCGACCAGCACCAATTGCACAACCGGCCGCTATACCGGCGAGCCGTTTGGCATGAATTTTAAAGACCTTGACCTGAAAGATTTTTTCCGCCTGATCCACGAGATCAGCGGATTGAACGTTGTGCTGGATCCGTCCGTGAAAGGCTCCGTCACCATCGTTCTGGACGATGTACCGTGGGACCAGGCTCTGGCGATTGTGCTGGATAACAACGGACTGGCCTGCACCCTGCAGGGCAACGTGCTGAGAATCGCCACACTGGAAACGATGAAGACAGAAGCGGAGTCTCGTCGTGCCCAGCAGGATGCGCAAGCCCTGGCCGTTCCCAAGCAAACCATCACGCGCTACCTGAGCTATGGTCACGCCAAAGACGCGGCGACGGTGGTGAAGAAGTTTCTTTCCGCCCGCGGTGACGTTGTGGCCGATGATCGCAGCAACGCGCTGATCATTGAAGACATTCCCTCAGTCCTCCCCAAGGTTGAGGAACTTATCAAGATGCTGGACCGCAAAACTCCTGAGGTGGAGATTGAAGCGCGCGTAGTAGCTTCCACGCGTACGTTTGCCCGCGATATCGGCACCCAGCTGGGAGCCAGCTTTGGCAGCGGCAACAGCGCCGTGGGAGGTGCAACCGGCGCAAGCCCGATTGATATCACCGGCCTGGTTCCGCGATTCATCACTGCACCGGGCGATTCAAAATCCATTCCGCTGTTCTCCAACCTGCCGGCCACTGGGCCGACCAGCGGCATCCAGTTCACGACCGCGACAAACGGTTTCCGTCTTGACTTCATCCTTACGATGGCGGAAAGCCGCGGACTGTTGAAGATTTTGTCGCGTCCGCACATCGTTACCCAGAACAACATTTCCGCGCTGATCAAGCAAGGTTCACGTATCCCCGTGGTGACGCAGGCACAGTTGGGAGGCCCGCCTACGGTCACCTACGTGGAAGCTTTCCTGCGCCTGACCGTGGTGCCGCAGATTACGGCGGACAACACGATCTTCCTGAATGTTGATGTCGAGAACACAGTGCCTGACTTCAGCCGAGTGAGCGGTTCACAATTGAATCCGACACTCAACACGCAACAGGCGACCACGCAGGTGCTGGTCTCTGACGGCGGAACGGTCGTGATTGGCGGCGTAATTCAGACGCAGAATAGCGTCGCTATCGCGCAGGTACCGTTGCTGGGCAGCATTCCGCTCCTTGGCAATCTGTTCAAGCACACCAACGTGAATACCTCAACCGCAGAGCTAATCTTCTTTATCACTCCAAAAATCATTCAAACCTAG
- a CDS encoding co-chaperone GroES: MAQKLTPLHDRVVIKRIQETETIRGGIIIPDTAKEKPQEGIVIAAGTGKFDKGQTVPLAVKEGDRVLFGKYSGSEIKIDGEELLIMKEDEILGILSGSTKSAEKPEKAGAARR; the protein is encoded by the coding sequence ATGGCACAGAAGTTGACCCCGCTACATGACCGCGTTGTCATTAAACGGATTCAGGAAACAGAGACGATCCGTGGTGGCATCATCATCCCCGACACCGCAAAAGAGAAACCGCAGGAAGGCATCGTTATCGCTGCTGGAACCGGCAAGTTTGATAAAGGCCAGACCGTTCCGTTGGCAGTAAAAGAAGGCGACCGCGTTCTGTTCGGCAAGTATTCCGGATCAGAAATCAAGATTGACGGCGAAGAGCTGCTCATCATGAAGGAAGACGAGATCCTCGGAATCCTGAGCGGATCAACCAAGAGCGCAGAGAAGCCCGAAAAAGCCGGCGCAGCAAGACGGTAA
- the groL gene encoding chaperonin GroEL (60 kDa chaperone family; promotes refolding of misfolded polypeptides especially under stressful conditions; forms two stacked rings of heptamers to form a barrel-shaped 14mer; ends can be capped by GroES; misfolded proteins enter the barrel where they are refolded when GroES binds), with translation MSKIIVHGEESRQAILRGVNVLADAVKVTLGPRGRNVVINKKFGSPVITKDGVTVAKEIELGDHLENMGAQMVREVASKTSDVAGDGTTTATVLAQAIYRDGVKTVAAGANPMALKRGIERAVNTICGTLNKEGERSKGFLDTFSKPVSGDMIAQVGTISANNDETIGRIIAEAMKKVGKDGVITVEESRTMETSLEVVEGMQFDRGYLSPYFVTDPERMEAILDDALILINEKKISTMKDLLPILEQVAKAGRPLLIIAEDVDGEALATLVVNKLRGTLQVCAVKAPGFGDRRKAMLQDIAILTGGKAITEDLGIKMESIELTDLGRAKKITVDKDNCTIVEGKGKGSEIEGRVREIRAQSEKATSDYDREKLQERLAKLVGGVAVIKVGAATETEMKEKKARVEDAMHATRAAVEEGIVPGGGVALVRCQSALDDLKFKNDDEETGAEIVRRALEEPLRQIVANSGEEGAIVVGKIRDSKDNNYGYNAQTDKFEDLVKAGVIDPTKVTRTALQNAASIAALMLTTEALVSDVPEDKKAPAGGGEHGGYPGM, from the coding sequence ATGTCAAAAATTATTGTGCACGGTGAAGAATCCCGCCAGGCGATCCTGCGCGGTGTGAATGTTCTGGCAGACGCAGTGAAAGTGACGCTGGGCCCCCGCGGCCGCAACGTCGTGATCAACAAAAAGTTCGGTTCCCCCGTCATCACCAAAGACGGCGTGACCGTGGCCAAGGAAATTGAACTGGGCGACCACCTGGAAAATATGGGCGCACAGATGGTGCGTGAAGTGGCCAGTAAAACCAGCGACGTTGCCGGTGACGGCACCACCACCGCAACCGTCCTGGCCCAGGCCATCTATCGCGATGGCGTAAAGACTGTTGCCGCCGGCGCGAACCCGATGGCGCTGAAGCGCGGCATTGAGCGCGCTGTAAACACCATCTGCGGCACCCTGAACAAAGAGGGCGAGCGCAGCAAGGGCTTCCTGGACACCTTCTCCAAGCCCGTGAGCGGCGACATGATTGCCCAGGTTGGCACCATTTCCGCCAACAACGACGAAACCATTGGACGCATTATTGCCGAAGCCATGAAGAAAGTCGGCAAAGACGGCGTGATCACCGTGGAAGAGTCCCGCACCATGGAAACGAGCCTGGAAGTAGTGGAAGGCATGCAGTTTGACCGCGGCTATCTCTCTCCCTACTTCGTGACCGACCCCGAGCGCATGGAAGCCATTCTGGATGACGCGCTCATCCTCATCAATGAAAAGAAAATCAGCACCATGAAGGACCTGCTCCCGATTCTGGAACAGGTGGCCAAAGCCGGCCGTCCGCTGCTCATTATTGCAGAAGACGTTGACGGCGAAGCGCTGGCGACCCTGGTGGTGAACAAGCTGCGTGGCACGCTACAGGTTTGCGCCGTGAAAGCGCCTGGCTTCGGCGATCGCCGCAAGGCCATGCTGCAGGACATCGCAATCCTGACCGGCGGAAAGGCCATCACGGAAGATCTTGGCATCAAGATGGAAAGCATTGAGCTGACTGATCTGGGCCGCGCCAAGAAAATCACGGTCGATAAAGACAACTGCACGATCGTGGAAGGCAAAGGCAAGGGATCTGAGATTGAAGGCCGCGTGCGTGAAATCCGCGCGCAGTCGGAAAAAGCAACCAGCGACTATGACCGCGAAAAACTGCAGGAGCGGTTGGCGAAGCTGGTGGGTGGCGTTGCCGTGATCAAAGTGGGCGCCGCGACCGAAACCGAAATGAAGGAAAAGAAAGCCCGCGTGGAAGACGCAATGCACGCGACCCGCGCTGCCGTGGAAGAAGGCATTGTTCCGGGCGGCGGCGTTGCCCTGGTCCGTTGCCAGTCTGCCCTGGATGACCTCAAGTTCAAGAATGACGATGAGGAAACCGGTGCGGAAATCGTGCGTCGCGCCCTGGAAGAGCCTTTGCGCCAGATCGTGGCCAACTCCGGCGAAGAGGGTGCAATCGTTGTGGGCAAGATCCGCGACTCAAAAGACAATAATTACGGTTACAACGCTCAGACTGACAAGTTTGAGGACCTGGTTAAGGCCGGCGTGATCGATCCCACCAAGGTGACCCGCACTGCCCTGCAGAATGCGGCATCCATCGCTGCTCTGATGCTGACCACCGAAGCTCTGGTCTCCGACGTTCCGGAAGACAAGAAAGCTCCGGCGGGCGGCGGCGAGCACGGCGGATATCCGGGAATGTAA